One genomic region from Geotrypetes seraphini chromosome 13, aGeoSer1.1, whole genome shotgun sequence encodes:
- the RNF26 gene encoding E3 ubiquitin-protein ligase RNF26, with the protein MDALLLLVHGLGLALQLLCFVLDVNFWLVSTLLTVCLWAVAFVGSLPGAVLAGLACCWAAVLSSLQVMARSCSAGLEGLKVVGHLLGHLLGRSKEAVQRGFVSVELSGQALAQQTCDVCAIVVSLVTYLVNSLLNVGLLGAQCVGAVVLGLWDSFVIPFIRVTELLSAFMSHLSSSAIAMTILLWTPCQLILEMLASTTKVLLNLFFLNLYGLLLLTLLIIISTLLINPELTSRVVEQLSAYFNTLPSYRRLRHNIWRLYQGLLLSLEIVRSSEVWHRISATAIRIANWNTAMRRAPQQANRIEGLDPEATQDPQVALRPDQGQRAPLIDHQEPQRASTANLGRQRTLTAHQRLHAAPRAGPERRNAERNEGHHNIATEQRPIVEPTSNTIQQVQLASEEPGSSHSNPIRKQSLNASDNEQAYESIPWMLLKEQEDRKKCVICQDHNKTVLLLPCRHLCLCSECTDILLQQPVYQRSCPLCRQMILQTLTVYL; encoded by the coding sequence ATGGACGCGCTTCTGTTGCTCGTGCACGGCCTGGGGCTGGCGCTGCAGCTTCTCTGTTTCGTGCTGGACGTGAACTTTTGGCTGGTTTCCACCCTACTCACCGTGTGCTTGTGGGCCGTGGCGTTTGTCGGCAGCCTGCCGGGGGCGGTTCTGGCGGGGCTCGCCTGCTGCTGGGCCGCGGTCCTGAGCTCGCTGCAGGTTATGGCCCGGAGCTGCTCGGCGGGGCTGGAGGGCCTCAAGGTGGTGGGTCACCTGCTGGGCCACCTGCTGGGCCGGAGCAAGGAGGCCGTGCAGCGAGGGTTCGTGAGCGTGGAGCTGTCCGGCCAGGCGCTGGCCCAGCAGACCTGCGATGTCTGTGCTATTGTCGTGAGCCTGGTCACTTATCTGGTGAACAGCCTCCTGAACGTCGGGCTGCTGGGAGCCCAGTGCGTGGGCGCTGTGGTGCTGGGGCTCTGGGACTCCTTTGTAATCCCATTTATCAGGGTCACTGAACTTCTGTCAGCTTTCATGTCGCACTTATCCAGTAGTGCCATTGCAATGACAATCCTGCTGTGGACCCCTTGCCAGCTGATTTTGGAAATGCTGGCCTCCACCACCAAAGTGCTCCTGAatctttttttcctgaatctgtaTGGCTTGCTGTTACTGACTTTACTTATCATCATTAGTACCTTACTGATAAATCCTGAGCTCACTTCTCGGGTGGTGGAGCAGCTGTCTGCATACTTCAACACCTTGCCCTCTTACAGGCGTCTCCGACACAACATTTGGCGCCTTTATCAAGGACTTCTTTTGAGTTTGGAGATAGTCAGGAGTTCAGAGGTTTGGCACAGGATATCTGCAACGGCTATAAGAATAGCCAACTGGAATACAGCAATGAGAAGAGCACCTCAACAGGCGAATCGTATAGAAGGGTTAGACCCGGAGGCCACCCAGGACCCGCAGGTAGCACTCCGACCAGACCAGGGTCAGCGAGCACCATTGATAGACCACCAGGAACCACAGAGAGCATCAACAGCCAATCTTGGAAGGCAAAGAACATTAACCGCTCATCAAAGATTACATGCAGCACCTAGGGCTGGCCCTGAACGAAGGAACGCAGAAAGAAATGAGGGTCATCATAATATAGCCACAGAGCAAAGACCAATTGTAGAACCAACCTCTAATACAATCCAACAAGTGCAGCTAGCAAGTGAGGAACCAGGCTCATCTCATTCCAATCCTATTAGAAAACAGTCATTGAATGCCTCTGATAATGAGCAAGCATATGAGAGTATCCCCTGGATGCTCTTAAAGGAGCAGGAGGACAGAAAGAAGTGTGTTATCTGTCAGGACCATAACAAGACTGTCTTACTTCTTCCCTGCCGGCACCTCTGTTTATGCTCAGAGTGCACAGACATTTTGCTGCAGCAGCCTGTGTATCAACGTAGTTGTCCCCTCTGTCGACAGATGATCTTGCAGACACTCACTGTGTATTTGTAA